The genome window GCTGCTCGCCACGGTCTCCGGGGCGGGGTCTGACGGGGACGCCGGCACCGAGGTCATCGCCACCGGCATCGGGAAGTTCGCCGGTGGAGTGGCGATTCCACTGGCGGCGGACACTCTCTCCGCCCTGATGATCACCACCACAGCCATCGTGGCCTTGGCTGCCACCTGGTTCGCTGAGGTGGTCGGGGAGAACCGGGCACGCTTCTTCCCCGCGATGACGTTGATGCTGCTCGGCGGGGTGTGGGGTGCGCTGCTCACCGCCGATATCTTCAACCTCTTCGTCTTCATCGAGATCATGCTGATGCCGTCCTTCGGGCTGCTCACCATGACCGGGTCGTGGGCGCGCCTGGCGGCGGGCCGGAACTTCATCCTCGTCAACCTGGTGACCTCGATGGCACTGCTGTCCGGGGTGGGCCTGGTGTACGGCGTCATCGGGACGACGAACCTCGCCGCGTTGGCCGGTGCCGCCGGACCGCGGGCCGAGATCGCCGGCTTCGACGACGGGGTCTTCGGCACCCGGTGGCAGTTGTGGCTCGCCCTCGGCATGGTGCTTATCGCCCTGTGCGTCAAGGCCGGCGCCGCCCCGGTGCACACCTGGCTGCCCCGGTCTTACGGATCGACCTCTCCGACGGTGATGGCCCTGTTCTCCGGGCTGCACACCAAGGTCGGTGTCTACGCGGTCCTGCGGATCTACATGACCGTCTTCGACGGTGACCAGCGCTGGGCGATGGTCATCCTCGGCTTCGCGGTGCTCGGCATGCTCATCGGCGGTTTCGCCGGACTGGGCGAGACCACACTGCGCGGCGTCGTCGCCTACCAGATGGTCAACGGAATCCCGTTCATCCTCGTCTCCCTGGCCTTCCTGTCCGGGGACGCCGGGCTGATGCTGTCCGCAGCGGTGTTCTACATGCTGCACCACATGATCAGTGCCGCGGCGATGATCCTGTCCGCCGGGGCGATCGAAGAGACCTACGGCACCGGGCGGCTACGGCGGTTGTCGGGCCTGATGCGCCACGAGCCGCTGATCTCCACTGTCTTCGCCGCCTCCGCCCTGTCGCTGGCCGGGCTGCCGCCGTTCTCCGGACTGTGGGGCAAGCTGATGCTGGTGTCGGGAATGACCGTCGACCACGGGTGGAAGGTGTGGATCGGTACCGGTGCGGTGGTCATCGCCTCGGTCGGTGCCCTGCTGAGCCTGCTGTACGCCTGGCGGAAGGTCTTCTGGGGCCGACCGATGGACCCGCAGGACATGGACCCCACCCTGGCGGTCAGTGGGTCAATGACGTGGCCATCGGCGACGCTCATGGTGCTCAGCGTGGTGATGTTCCTCGCCGCCGGGCCGGTCA of Corynebacterium terpenotabidum Y-11 contains these proteins:
- a CDS encoding monovalent cation/H+ antiporter subunit D family protein, giving the protein MSFSGDLLPVFVFVPLISAAVAALLPWSTARRVLGLAVPAAGIVGGALLLATVSGAGSDGDAGTEVIATGIGKFAGGVAIPLAADTLSALMITTTAIVALAATWFAEVVGENRARFFPAMTLMLLGGVWGALLTADIFNLFVFIEIMLMPSFGLLTMTGSWARLAAGRNFILVNLVTSMALLSGVGLVYGVIGTTNLAALAGAAGPRAEIAGFDDGVFGTRWQLWLALGMVLIALCVKAGAAPVHTWLPRSYGSTSPTVMALFSGLHTKVGVYAVLRIYMTVFDGDQRWAMVILGFAVLGMLIGGFAGLGETTLRGVVAYQMVNGIPFILVSLAFLSGDAGLMLSAAVFYMLHHMISAAAMILSAGAIEETYGTGRLRRLSGLMRHEPLISTVFAASALSLAGLPPFSGLWGKLMLVSGMTVDHGWKVWIGTGAVVIASVGALLSLLYAWRKVFWGRPMDPQDMDPTLAVSGSMTWPSATLMVLSVVMFLAAGPVTGWTRDAAAGLTDTTAYVEAVLGDPDEAVGVVLPTEVLMTPYDPSDPTQGGDR